Below is a window of Chryseobacterium arthrosphaerae DNA.
AATAGGAGGGCTGAATAATGATCACTTCATCATTCTGATTTAAAACAGATTTGAGAGCGGTATATAAAGCAAAGGTTGCACATGGGATAACGGTGACTTCCTGGTTTTTTACTACTATTTTATTTTTACGTTGAGCATTAAAAGCGATGATATTTTCAAGCAGCAGAGGATTACCGGCCAGTGGTTCATAATGGTAGGTATCAAGATCAGCAGCTTCTTTCAGAAAATATTTGAGCCGTTCATCAATATCAAAATCAGGCAGCCCTAAAGAAAGATCAAAACTTCCATGTTCTGATGCCAACCCGGACATCTCTGTGAAAAAGGAATAGTGGGTAAACCTATGAATTTCTTCCATCTATTTTGTTTTTTCTCAAATGTAATAAAAAATTAATATGGTAATGGTTTTATTTTTATTAATATGTTAAAAATATAGATTCTTTGTTATCAGTAATTGCTTTTTAAGCTTTATGGCTCACATTCAATAAAAATTATTATTTTTAAAAGAAATTTATTCTTTATGAAAAAACTACTTATTCCGCTGTTTTCTATTGCTGTATTAGCCAGCTGTGGAACGGCAAAAATGTCTGATGGAACAGCTTCACCTTCTGTCTCTGCAAAACATGACAAAGCTTTTTCCAATGCCTATAAAATGATTAATTCGGAGGATTTGAAGAAGAATCTGTATGTCATTGCTTCTGATGAAATGGAAGGAAGGGATACTGGAAGCAAAGGACAGAAAAAAGCGGGTGAGTATATTGTCAATTATTATAAAAACCTGGGAATTTCAGGTCCAAAGGCATTAAATTCATTTTACCAGAAAGTACCATCTGAGTTCATGAAGAAAAGAGGTGGAGGTAATCTTCCTGATTCTGAAAATATTCTGGCCTTCATCGAAGGAAGCGAAAAACCGGAAGAGATCGTTGTTGTTTCTGCCCATTATGACCACGTGGGAACCAAAGGAGGTGTGGTATATAACGGAGCCGATGATGACGGAAGCGGAACTGTTGCGGTAATGGAAATAGCAAAAGCATTCCAGCAGGCTAAGAAAGCGGGTAAAGGTCCTAAAAGATCTGTTCTCTTTTTACACGTTACCGGAGAAGAGCACGGTCTCTTTGGCTCAGAATACTATTCCGAAAATCCTGTTTTTCCGTTAGCGAATACAGTAGTTGATCTTAATATCGATATGATCGGGCGTGATGATCCGGCGAACAGAGGAAAACAATACGTTTACGTGATCGGATCCGAAATGCTGAGCTCAGAGCTTAAGGTCATCAATGAAGCAGCTAATAAGAGAACCAATAATCTGGAACTTAATTATAAATATGATGATCTGAATGATCCTGAACAACTGTATTACCGTTCAGACCACTACAATTTTGCGAAGCATAATATTCCGGTTGCGTTTTTCTTTGACGGAATTCATGAAGACTACCACAAGCCTACCGATGATCCGGAGAAGATTGATTATAAGCTTTTGGAAAAAAGAACACAGCTTATTTTCACCACGGCCTGGGATATCGCCAACAGAGCAGAAAGAATTGTAGTGGACAAAAAATAATGACCGTATCAGTTTGTCAGTAAAAAGCATTTTACTGCATTGTTTCAAAATACAGTAAAATTAAAGATAATACTATGCCACGAGTGCACCGGTTATTTATGAGTGCATTCGTGGCAATTTAAAACTATATTGTACCGGATCATATTTTATTAAATGTGTGGTTGATAAAGCTTGAAATGACCTGCAACAACTGGAAAAACAAAATATAATGAAAAATCGTATAAAATCAATAAGACCTTTCATCGGAGCAAAAAATTTCGCCATCAGTAGGAATTTTTACCGGGATCTTGGATTTGAGGAGGTTGTTCTTGAACCTAAGCTTTCATTGTTTAAGCGGGAAGAAACCGGATTTTATCTTCAGGATTATTATGCAAAAGATTGGGTAGATAATACGATGATTTTTATGGAAGTTGCTGATACGGAAGAATTCTGGAAAGAGATTTCATCTTTGCAGCTTACTGAAAAATATGATAATGTAAGACTTACTCCCATACGAACAATGGAATGGGGAAAAGAATGCTTTGTACATGATCCGTCAGGAATTTTATGGCATTTCGGAGAGTTTTTTTAAGCGAAAAAGAATATGATTTACGCATTTGATACCTACTATTATGAAGATTTTGCCAATACAGTCTGTATTGCATTTGAAGACTGGGAGTCGGAAAAAGAGGTAGAAACCTTTATAGAACAGACCAAAATAAATTCAGAATATGAAAGCGGAGCATTTTACAAGAGAGAACTGCCCTGTATTCTGAGCCTATTGCAGAAAATTACATTAAAATCCGGTGATATTATCATTGTGGATGGATACGTAACCCTGGATAATGAAGGAAAATCTGGCTTAGGTGGCCACCTTTATAAAGCTCTGGACGAAAAATATCCCGTTGTAGGAATTGCAAAAAATGAATTTACCACTCCTGATACGGAAAGAAGGAGCGTGTTTCGGGGGGAAAGCAGGACACCACTTTTTTTAACAGCAAAGGGAATAGACGTTGATGAGATCAAAACCAGGGTAGAGCAAATGCATGGAGCCTACAGGATGCCCACTTTGTTGAAAAAGCTCGATCAGCTTAGCAGGGAATAACCTTTTTTCTATCATTTTACCCTTTTGTTTGTAAATTTTACTGATAATTTTTAAAGACTAATTTTTGCAGTTTTATTTATACCGATCGGTATAAATTATTATCTTTGAATAATCCTTTGTGAGAAAAGGAATTGTTTAACTATTAAAATACCGATTGGTATATTGTAAAATTAGATCATATGAAAGAAGTATTTATAATCGCAGCAAAACGGACTCCGGTTGGCGGATTTATGGGAAGTCTTTCCGGGTTAACTGCTCCTCAACTGGGAGCTGCAGCTATACAAAATGCTTATGAAAGCGTACAGTTGGCCCCGGAATATATAGACAGTGTGTATATGGGGAATGTTTTGAGTGCCGGTTTAGGGCAATCCCCGGCGAGACAAGCAGCTGTTTTCGCTGAAATCCCTGTGGATAAAGATGCTGCAACCATTAATAAAGTGTGTGCCTCAGGGATGAAAGCGACGATGTTAGGTGCACAGCAGATTCAGTTGGGGCTTGAGAAAATCGTCATGACAGGCGGTATGGAAAGTATGAGCAATGTACCTCACTATGCTGATGTTCGGCAGGGAAAAAAATTAGGAGATTCTGTACTCACCGACGGATTAATTAAAGATGGATTATGGGATGTTTACAATGACTTTCATATGGGAAGTGCTGCAGAGCTTGGAGTTAAAAAATACGGACTAACAAGGCAACAGCTGGATGACTATGCTTTGCTTTCCTACCAAAGAGCTCAGGAGGCCACTTCTAAAAATAAATTCAGTAATGAATTGATCAGTATATCGGTAGAAGGAAGAAAAGGAACTTCCGTTATATCAAGGGATGAAGATATTGACAAGCTTATCCCTGAAAAAATTGCTTTGCTGAAACCGGCCTTTGAAAACGACGGAGCACTTACCGCTGCCAATTCCAGCAATCTGAATGATGGGGCCGCGGCGATACTATTAGGGTCGTCAGAAGCTGTACAACAGCATGAGCTGGTTCCCCTGGCGAGGATTATTGCATACGCTGATGCCGCTCAATCTCCTGAGTGGTTCACTACTTCACCTTCTATAGCTATTAATAAAGTTTTGAAGCAGGCTGGTCTCAGCTTAGCTGATATTGATTATCTGGAGATTAATGAAGCATATTCCTCTGTGATTCTGTCCAACCAGCAGATTCTAGGATACGACCTGAATAGAGTAAACGTGTATGGCGGAGCGGTTGCATTAGGACATCCGATAGGGGCCTCAGGAGCAAGAATAATAGCTACCTTAATCAATGTACTTCGTCAGGAAAAAGGAAGGTATGGTATAGCGGCAATCTGCAATGGTGGAGGAGGAGCATCGGCAGTTCTTATTGAAAATATGGGCTAACTTTGCAAGATGACAATCAAGGACTTGCAAAACACTTAATTGTTTACAATAGCTGTGTTTAGATATTATTGATGTAAATGTTTAAACTGTTTGTTTATAATCTCTCGCAGATCACGCAGATTTCGCAGATTTTTTTTATGATCATCTGTGTTGCTTTATAAAATGAAGTATTATTTCTTATCACAATGTTTTAATTATTCATAAAAAATGAACAATATCAGTTAATTGCGTTTTAAGTGCCAGTTAATTTTAATAAGCTGACAAAAATCATCACATTCTTATTTTTATTGATTCTAAATAAATATAAATTTGTCTCAGGAAATTTAAAGAATATATGAAAAAACTAACTACCTTTTCTGCTGTTGTTCTCTGTACATTCATGAATGCACAATTACAATATTGTAAACCTTCATTCCAGTATGGAGCCGACAGCAATATGATCCGTAATGTGACTTTCGGGAGCATTAATAACACTTCACCGGATCAGACCGGATCAGCTCCGGCTTATGAAGATTTCACTTCAATGTCAACTGATCTTCAGGCGGGAAATTCTTATCCGGTCTCTGTAAAAGGCCCATCGAGTACTTTTCCAAGTGATGTAATGGTTTATATTGATTTTAATCAGAATGGTAGTTTTGATGATGCCGGGGAAAGTTTTTATATCGGAAGGCTGGGCGCAGCAACCCCTTTCAATGCT
It encodes the following:
- a CDS encoding acetyl-CoA C-acyltransferase, with translation MKEVFIIAAKRTPVGGFMGSLSGLTAPQLGAAAIQNAYESVQLAPEYIDSVYMGNVLSAGLGQSPARQAAVFAEIPVDKDAATINKVCASGMKATMLGAQQIQLGLEKIVMTGGMESMSNVPHYADVRQGKKLGDSVLTDGLIKDGLWDVYNDFHMGSAAELGVKKYGLTRQQLDDYALLSYQRAQEATSKNKFSNELISISVEGRKGTSVISRDEDIDKLIPEKIALLKPAFENDGALTAANSSNLNDGAAAILLGSSEAVQQHELVPLARIIAYADAAQSPEWFTTSPSIAINKVLKQAGLSLADIDYLEINEAYSSVILSNQQILGYDLNRVNVYGGAVALGHPIGASGARIIATLINVLRQEKGRYGIAAICNGGGGASAVLIENMG
- a CDS encoding VOC family protein produces the protein MKNRIKSIRPFIGAKNFAISRNFYRDLGFEEVVLEPKLSLFKREETGFYLQDYYAKDWVDNTMIFMEVADTEEFWKEISSLQLTEKYDNVRLTPIRTMEWGKECFVHDPSGILWHFGEFF
- a CDS encoding endonuclease V, with the translated sequence MIYAFDTYYYEDFANTVCIAFEDWESEKEVETFIEQTKINSEYESGAFYKRELPCILSLLQKITLKSGDIIIVDGYVTLDNEGKSGLGGHLYKALDEKYPVVGIAKNEFTTPDTERRSVFRGESRTPLFLTAKGIDVDEIKTRVEQMHGAYRMPTLLKKLDQLSRE
- a CDS encoding M28 family metallopeptidase encodes the protein MKKLLIPLFSIAVLASCGTAKMSDGTASPSVSAKHDKAFSNAYKMINSEDLKKNLYVIASDEMEGRDTGSKGQKKAGEYIVNYYKNLGISGPKALNSFYQKVPSEFMKKRGGGNLPDSENILAFIEGSEKPEEIVVVSAHYDHVGTKGGVVYNGADDDGSGTVAVMEIAKAFQQAKKAGKGPKRSVLFLHVTGEEHGLFGSEYYSENPVFPLANTVVDLNIDMIGRDDPANRGKQYVYVIGSEMLSSELKVINEAANKRTNNLELNYKYDDLNDPEQLYYRSDHYNFAKHNIPVAFFFDGIHEDYHKPTDDPEKIDYKLLEKRTQLIFTTAWDIANRAERIVVDKK